The following coding sequences are from one Humulus lupulus chromosome X, drHumLupu1.1, whole genome shotgun sequence window:
- the LOC133806489 gene encoding F-box protein At3g07870-like, which yields MARFIMDLILKIISKVPLIRDLIRWRIVNKEWNKELREPSFVEEHLKNQEVTDKFLRGSCMISGSYHGILCVNATLSDDLKLVCLWNPSLNKLRELPQPPLELQFHMGFGSCKNNYKVVRLSKSTTRLTNNHISMCTGVFRFNENRWIVSLDQFTIVVPPETILDRFGSFHCDQRPVFCKNNLNWILNLPTSGHPRATHHRGLPNTIITFDIEEEELNFMRSPRPLLPHATLAVIENQLSILTHSNDSKSIELWIMSSYGVEESWNLKHNIVHHVSAMKRVFWFSESEAVVSVKESVKQRRKSHDDLVDKDDEDEQVLSLKCDEEYVEEVLSVMNLLDGIDQVKARFRNIFDVELID from the coding sequence ATGGCTAGATTTATTATGGACCTTATTCTGAAAATTATTTCAAAAGTGCCACTGATAAGAGATCTGATTAGATGGAGAATAGTCAATAAAGAGTGGAATAAAGAACTACGAGAACCTAGCTTTGTTGAAGAACATTTAAAAAATCAGGAGGTGACTGATAAGTTTCTTCGTGGGAGTTGCATGATCAGTGGTAGCTATCATGGCATTTTATGCGTAAATGCCACTCTTTCGGATGACTTAAAACTTGTTTGTCTCTGGAATCCTTCCTTAAACAAGTTGAGAGAGCTTCCCCAACCACCACTAGAGTTACAATTTCACATGGGATTTGGAAGCTGCAAGAACAACTACAAAGTTGTCCGACTGTCAAAGAGCACAACTAGACTTACTAATAATCACATCTCGATGTGTACTGGAGTGTTCCGGTTCAACGAGAACAGGTGGATAGTTTCTTTGGACCAGTTCACTATTGTTGTGCCGCCCGAAACAATTTTGGATAGATTTGGGAGCTTCCACTGTGATCAACGTCCTGTTTTTTGCAAGAACAACTTGAATTGGATTTTGAATTTACCCACTTCGGGTCATCCAAGAGCAACTCACCACAGAGGGTTACCAAATACCATCATTACATTTGATATTGAGGAGGAGGAGTTGAATTTTATGCGTTCTCCACGGCCACTATTGCCCCATGCAACTCTGGCAGTGATAGAAAATCAATTATCTATCCTTACTCATTCTAATGACAGCAAGTCAATAGAACTTTGGATCATGTCTTCTTATGGAGTTGAAGAGTCTTGGAATTTGAAGCACAACATAGTGCATCACGTCTCAGCTATGAAGAGAGTTTTCTGGTTTTCAGAGTCAGAAGCAGTAGTAAGTGTCAAGGAGAGTGTCAAGCAGCGGAGGAAGTCTCATGATGATTTGGTGGACAAGGATGATGAAGACGAACAAGTCTTGAGTCTTAAGTGTGATGAGGAATATGTAGAGGAAGTCTTAAGTGTGATGAATTTGCTCGACGGAATCGATCAAGTAAAGGCGAGGTTCCGTAATATCTTTGATGTGGAGTTGATCGATTAA